A single region of the Oscillospiraceae bacterium genome encodes:
- a CDS encoding ABC transporter permease has protein sequence MNTKLAFYILKRFFLALLTIFLVIMITFFVMHAIPGGPFLSEKSPSPEVTAALEAKYGLDKPIMEQFWTYLKGVLKFDFGPSIKQRGRSVTNIILEGFKVSAKLGLAAAGLAIVFGLVLGSLAAVFHNKVIDKVTMVLSTAFVAIPSFILATFLLLIFCVKLSWLPANGSTAGGLILPIIALSLYPMAYIIRLTRSSMLDVLGQDYIRTARAKGVKPNRVLFKHALRNAITPVITYAGPMIAFIVTGSLVVEKIFAVPGLGKYFVSSIFNRDYTLIMGTTIFLATLVIFMMLISDILYKVFDPRVELS, from the coding sequence ATGAATACAAAGCTTGCATTTTACATATTGAAAAGATTCTTTTTGGCTCTATTGACGATTTTTTTGGTCATAATGATTACATTCTTTGTTATGCACGCCATTCCCGGCGGGCCGTTTTTGAGTGAAAAATCTCCAAGCCCCGAAGTCACGGCTGCACTTGAAGCAAAATACGGTTTGGACAAGCCTATTATGGAACAATTCTGGACTTATTTAAAAGGTGTTTTAAAATTTGATTTCGGTCCCTCTATCAAACAGAGAGGCCGCAGTGTTACGAATATTATTTTAGAGGGTTTTAAGGTCAGTGCTAAACTGGGTCTCGCCGCAGCAGGACTTGCGATTGTTTTCGGCCTTGTTTTAGGGTCTCTTGCCGCGGTCTTTCATAATAAAGTAATCGATAAAGTTACGATGGTTTTGTCAACCGCTTTCGTTGCAATACCATCATTTATTTTAGCGACGTTTTTATTATTGATATTTTGCGTCAAATTGAGCTGGCTGCCGGCAAACGGGTCCACGGCCGGCGGTTTGATCCTGCCCATTATTGCGCTTTCCTTGTATCCGATGGCATATATCATACGATTAACGAGGTCGAGTATGCTCGATGTACTGGGACAGGATTATATCCGTACTGCCCGTGCAAAAGGCGTGAAACCGAACAGAGTTTTGTTTAAACACGCTCTGCGAAATGCCATTACGCCGGTTATCACCTATGCGGGGCCGATGATCGCTTTTATTGTCACCGGAAGTTTGGTCGTGGAAAAGATCTTTGCCGTTCCGGGACTGGGCAAATATTTCGTCTCAAGCATTTTCAACAGGGATTATACGCTGATTATGGGTACCACGATTTTCCTTGCGACACTCGT